From a single Chloroflexia bacterium SDU3-3 genomic region:
- a CDS encoding NAD(P)/FAD-dependent oxidoreductase, whose product MDDKEQTVEIPWDAIIIGAGLGGLSAAAHLAKAGKRVLVLEQGSGPGGYAHGTQRGDYYFDFSLHSMDGISPGGWAHAALRDLGVLDEVQFTRLDPYYVTRFPEHEVTAHADPVAYEAELIRQFPDEADSIRSLFDEMFAIYRETHRMRADGDMDLPGGPDAMPKRYPHLIHAITESWGQLVARHIRDPKLQAIIGTLWTYCGLPPARLSAPALALVWGSAHHYGAYYPRGGSMALNHALERVIALGGGELRYGQRVEKVLVRDGLVCGVRTAGGEELPAQVVISNASAPSTLLKMVGGEHLPAGYLTRVDTTPDSLSTFNIFIGLDRDFAAEGWPPHELFISEDYDLDGQYEAIQRGDWERVPLVIAHYTHANPDAAPKGGAVMTIMALAPWAYADTWGTKGDLASYSTSSEYQRIKQEVADVLLRRAEQHVPGLRAAARVIEIATPLTNAQYTLNRSGAVFGYEQSVEGMYLCRLTEATPIANLFLAGAWTVPGGGQSAALLSGMDAAKHTLGYLAGDPHVPQAEQASLERALGAPQGAVAVGQQAPEFRITAVGSGREVSLASSLGRPLVLVFASQGTTAAVGEINAAVRAALPLPGQATVASIFDFGNVPALFHGMITFMLKRAYKESAQGVPAGFDPADYVMILPDWSGQACKAYGIGGVEKQAAVVVIDRGGVVQGVFQGDDLAGQTMRLLQWM is encoded by the coding sequence ATTGACGATAAGGAGCAGACCGTGGAAATACCCTGGGATGCAATTATTATTGGCGCGGGACTAGGCGGCCTCTCGGCGGCGGCGCACCTTGCCAAGGCAGGCAAGCGCGTGCTGGTGCTAGAGCAGGGCAGCGGGCCGGGCGGCTACGCCCACGGCACCCAGCGCGGCGACTACTACTTCGACTTCAGCCTGCACAGCATGGACGGCATCAGCCCGGGCGGCTGGGCGCACGCCGCCCTGCGCGACCTGGGCGTGCTGGATGAGGTGCAGTTCACGCGGCTCGACCCCTACTACGTCACGCGCTTCCCCGAGCACGAGGTGACGGCCCACGCCGACCCGGTGGCCTACGAGGCCGAGCTGATCCGCCAGTTCCCCGACGAGGCCGACAGCATCCGCTCGCTGTTCGACGAGATGTTCGCGATCTACCGCGAGACCCACCGCATGCGCGCCGACGGCGACATGGACCTGCCCGGCGGCCCCGACGCCATGCCCAAGCGCTACCCCCACCTCATCCACGCCATCACCGAGAGCTGGGGCCAGCTGGTGGCCCGCCACATCCGCGACCCCAAGCTGCAGGCGATCATCGGCACGCTGTGGACCTACTGCGGCCTGCCGCCCGCGCGCCTGAGTGCCCCGGCGCTGGCGCTGGTGTGGGGCAGCGCCCACCACTACGGGGCCTACTACCCGCGCGGCGGCTCCATGGCCCTGAACCACGCTCTGGAGCGCGTGATCGCGCTGGGCGGCGGCGAGCTGCGCTACGGCCAGCGGGTCGAGAAGGTGCTGGTGCGCGACGGCCTGGTGTGCGGCGTGCGCACCGCAGGCGGCGAGGAGCTGCCCGCCCAGGTGGTGATCTCCAACGCCAGCGCGCCCAGCACGTTGCTGAAGATGGTGGGCGGCGAGCACCTGCCCGCAGGCTACCTGACCCGCGTCGACACCACGCCCGACTCGCTCTCGACCTTCAACATCTTCATCGGCCTCGACCGCGACTTCGCCGCCGAGGGCTGGCCGCCCCACGAGCTGTTTATCTCCGAGGACTACGACCTCGACGGGCAGTACGAGGCCATCCAGCGCGGCGACTGGGAGCGCGTGCCGCTGGTGATCGCCCACTACACCCACGCCAACCCCGACGCGGCCCCCAAGGGCGGCGCGGTGATGACGATCATGGCGCTGGCCCCCTGGGCCTACGCCGACACCTGGGGCACCAAGGGCGATCTGGCCAGCTACAGCACTAGCTCCGAGTACCAGCGGATCAAGCAGGAGGTGGCCGACGTGCTGCTGCGCCGCGCCGAGCAGCATGTGCCCGGCCTGCGCGCCGCCGCCCGCGTGATCGAGATCGCCACCCCGCTGACCAACGCGCAGTACACGCTCAACCGCAGCGGCGCGGTGTTCGGCTACGAGCAGTCGGTGGAGGGCATGTACCTGTGCCGCCTGACCGAGGCCACGCCGATTGCCAACCTGTTTCTGGCGGGCGCGTGGACAGTGCCGGGCGGCGGCCAGTCGGCGGCGCTGCTCTCGGGCATGGATGCGGCCAAGCACACGCTGGGCTATCTGGCGGGCGACCCGCACGTGCCCCAGGCCGAGCAGGCCTCGCTGGAGCGGGCGCTGGGCGCGCCGCAGGGTGCGGTGGCCGTGGGCCAGCAGGCCCCCGAGTTCCGCATCACCGCCGTCGGCTCGGGCCGCGAGGTGAGCCTGGCCAGCAGCCTGGGCCGCCCGCTGGTGCTGGTGTTCGCCAGCCAGGGCACCACGGCGGCGGTGGGCGAGATCAATGCCGCCGTGCGGGCCGCGCTGCCGCTGCCGGGGCAGGCCACCGTGGCCAGCATCTTCGACTTCGGCAACGTGCCCGCCCTGTTCCACGGCATGATCACCTTTATGCTCAAGCGCGCCTACAAGGAGTCGGCGCAGGGCGTGCCAGCGGGCTTCGACCCCGCCGACTACGTGATGATCCTGCCGGACTGGAGCGGCCAGGCCTGCAAGGCCTACGGCATCGGCGGTGTCGAGAAGCAGGCCGCCGTGGTGGTGATCGACCGTGGCGGCGTGGTGCAGGGCGTGTTCCAGGGTGACGATCTGGCGGGGCAGACCATGCGCCTGCTCCAGTGGATGTGA